CTCCGGCAGTACGCGGGGGATGTTTTCTAAAAGGCCACCGCCGGTGATGTGCGACAGCGCGTGAATCGCAAGCTCGCTTTCGCGCAGCATTGAAAGCAGCGACTTGACGTAGATGCGCGTCGGCGCCATCAGCGCATCGCCCAGCGGCTGGCCATCCAGCGGCTCATCGAGGGCAGACTCGCTGACCTCAAGAATCTTTCGAATCAGCGAGTAGCCGTTGGAGTGAGGGCCGGACGAGGCGAGGCCCAGCAGCACGTCGCCTTCGTCGACCTGGCTTCCGTCGAGAATCTCGGATTTTTCGACCACACCGACGCAGAAGCCGGCCAGGTCGTAGTCATTGCCTTCGTACATGCCCGGCATTTCCGCGGTTTCACCGCCGACCAGCGCGCAGCCCGCTTGCTCGCAGCCGGTGCCGATGCCGGTCACTACGTCGGCGGCGATATCGACATCGAGCTTGCCCGTAGCGTAGTAGTCGAGAAACAGAAACGGCTCGGCGCCGGCAACGACCAGATCGTTGACGCACATGGCGACAAGGTCGATGCCAATGGTGTCGTGCTTGCCAAGATCCATCGCCAGGCGCAGCTTGGTGCCCACGCCGTCGGTACCGGTGACCAACACCGGCTGACGGTAGCCCTCGGGCAGTTCGCAAAGCGCGCCGAAACCACCCAGACCGCCCATGACCTCGGGGCGCGTCGTGCGCTTGGCCACGTGCTTGATACGCTCTACCAGGGCGTTGCCGGCATCGATATCGACTCCGGCATCCTTGTAGCTAAGTGACGGGGAAGCCGGAGGAGGGGTTGTCTGGGTCATGACAGGTCCTTTGGAGCCTATGGCAGTACGGGATAGGAAGGGTCGCGGCCGAGGGCGGCCGATAATTCGGCGGATTGTACCATTTGGCATCGATTGCCGCATTGTCCTGTCGAGTTATCGTGCAAGACACGTTATCTTACAACGATAACATGACGTTATGTCGCGACAGGCGACCCTTTAAGGAGCGATTCGAGTATGCGCCACTCTACCTGGGCTGTGGTGTTTATCCTGCTGCTGGTGGGCCTTGTGTACCTGCTTGATTCGGTGCTGATGCCGTTCGTGGCAGGCATGATCCTCGCTTATCTGGTCGACCCTATCGCCAACAAACTCCAGCAGTGGGGCATGAAGCGCCCGCTGGCGGTGGCCAGCGTCTTCGTCGCGCTCTTTTTACTGCTGGCCGCGGCGCTGTTGATCCTGATTCCGCTGATCGTCTCGCAGATCAAGCAGCTTGGCGAGGCGCTGCCGGACATCTTCACTTGGGTCGAAAATCGCCTGGCGCCCCAGGTGCTGGAGTGGACCGGCTATGACGTGCGCGCCGAACTTGGCAACGTGAGAGCCACGCTGTTGGAGAATTGGCGCGACGCCGGCGGTTATCTGGCCCAGGCGCTGGCGAGCATCGGCCGTTCCGGGGCGGCGTTCGTCACCTGGATCACCTACGTGGCGCTGATTCCCGTGGTCACGTTCTATTTGCTGCTCGACTGGGACCGCCTGCTGGCCAACATGGCGGATCTGGTGCCGCGCCACTACGCCCGCGATACCGCCAGACTCGCCAAACGCTGCGACGCGGTGCTGGCCGCATTCCTGCGCGGCCAGCTTCTGGTCATGCTGAGCCTTGGCGTGATCTACGCACTAGGACTTACGCTGATCGGGCTCAATTTCGGCCTTTTGATTGGCGTGGTGTCGGGCCTTGTCAGCATCGTGCCTTTCTTGGGGTTCATCGTTGGGCTGGGGGTGGCGCTGGTGGTCGCGTTTTTCCAGTTCGAAAGCTGGTGGGGGCTTGTTGGCGTACTGGCCGTGTTTAGCGTGGGTCAGGTAATGGAGAGCGTGGTACTACAGCCAAAGCTTTTGGGCGACAAGATCGGCCTGCATCCAGTGGCGGTGATCTTCGCCGTACTGGCCGGGGGCAGTCTTTTTGGACTGACTGGCGTACTATTGGCGCTACCCGCCGCGGCGGTCATCATGGTGCTTCTGCGCGAGGTGATCGAGCGGTATAAAAATAGCGAGCTGTACGGCGAGGCGAAGCTTACCGGCGCCAAGTCGCTCAACCGGCTCGATCACGACAGGGACAGGGAGATTCCATGAGCAGAGTGCCGGCTCAGCTGCCGCTGGGCGTCGGGCTTCGCGACGACGCCACCTTCGATAACTACTTCGCATCCAGTGCCAATGCCTCACTTCTGACCTCGCTTGGCCGCCAGCTCGAGCCGGACGCGGAACCCTTCGTCTATCTATGGGGCTCGCCCGGTAGCGGGCGAAGCCACCTGTTGCAGGCCGCCTGCCACGCCGCCTCGGATCGTGACAAGCGCGCGCTCTATCTACCGCTGGCGGATTTGGGGCACTTCCCGCCATTGATGCTTGAGGATATCGAACGCCTCGACCTGGTGGCGATCGACGATCTGGAGTGCGTGGTTGGACGCAAGCGCTGGGAAGAAGCGCTTTTCCATGCCTTCAACCGGCTGCGTGACGCAGGCAAAGGGCTAATCATCGCCGCCAGCGCCCCACCGCGCCAACTCAACGTGGCGCTGTCGGACTTGGCTTCACGACTGAGTTTCGGAGTGACGTATCACCTGCATTCGCTGGACGACGCGGACCGTCTGCAGGCGTTGAAGCTGCGCGCCGGCGCCAGGGGAATGGAGCTTCCCGACGACGTGGCCCGCTATATTTTACACCGCGGCCCGCGGGAGCTTGGCGAGCTTTGCACGGCGATCGAAACTCTCGACCAGGCGTCGCTATCGGCCAAGCGAAAATTGACGATTCCCTTTGTTAAATCGGCGCTTGGCTGGTAGCCGCCTTCAAGCGGCCGGGCGATTTTTTGCTAGGCGGTTTCCCGCATCGAGCTGGCCAGCTGCTGCGCTTTCTGCATATTTTCTTCGGTCAGTTTTTGGCTTTTTTGAAAGAAGTCGCGCTGAATCGATGTCATCTGATCGGCATTGCCTTTGAGGCGCTCGGCCAGCGTTTTAGCCACACGCTGCTGGCCTTCCATATAGTCGCGAAGCTCGGCGGCGTCCTTTACCTGCATTAGCTGGCGCGCCTGCTCCAGGCCTAGATCGACGTAGGCTTTTTGCGCATTGAGCTGGGCGTTGAACAGCTTTTCTGATGTGTTCACGCCGAGCGAAACGAAGGCCTGCAAGGGGCCGAGAAAAAGCGAATGGAACTGCTCGTTGGTTGGCGATTGTTGGAACGTTGCCATGGTGTTTCTCCCGTTAGTCGATGGAAAGGAACAAGGCCCATTCTCGAAGCCGTGTTCTTACGCGTGTTACGTCAATCTTTTGACGTTTAGCATAAATCCTTGCTGCTTTGCAGCATAGCAACGGTCTTTGTGCGCTGCAACATGGCGGCGCTGTTGGAGAACGGTGCAAAGGCCAGGGTAGCGATCAATCGATAGGCGCTCAATTGACGCCAGGAACCGGCTCGACGTTGTCGATAGCCGCTCCAGTGGCTAGGGTAAAGTGGGTAGTTTGCTAAACGCGTCAATAGCAGCCGAACGAGCGGCTCGCTTAAAAGGAGAAAACGTATGGAAACACGTATCGAGCGCGACAGCATGGGAGAACTCGAGGTGCCGGCAAACGCGCTGTATGGCGCTCAAACCCAGCGGGCGATCAATAACTTTCCGGTATCGAACACGCCCATGCCCACCGCTTTCGTTCATGCGGTAGCCCGCATCAAGCTTGCCGCTGCGCGCAGCAACCTCTCGCTTGGTCATCTCGACGAGCCGCGCGCCCGCGCCATCGAGAAAGCCGCTCAGGCGGTGATCGACGGCGAGCACGACGACCAGTTCCCCATCGATGTCTACCAGACCGGCTCCGGCACCTCGACCAACATGAACGTCAACGAGGTGCTGGCGACCCTTGCCTCCCGTGAAGGCGTCGAGGTCACCCCCAACGATCACGTCAACATGGGGCAATCGAGCAACGACGTCATCCCCAGCGCCATCCACGTCGCCGCCGCGATCGCCGTCAAGGAGTCGCTGCGCCCGGCACTGTTGACCCTGCGCGATGCGATCGACCAGCGCGCCGAGGAACTCAAGAACGTCGTCAAGACCGGACGCACCCACCTGATGGATGCCATGCCGCTGCGTATGGACCAGGAGCTTGGCGCGTGGTCGAGCCAGGTCGGCCAGGCCATCGAGCGTTTTGATAGCGCCATGACGCGCTTACAGCGCCTGGCCCAGGGCGGTACCGCCGTGGGTACCGGTATCAACGCGCCGGAAGGCTTTGCCGAGAAGATGGCCGAAGAGCTCAGCCGTCAGACCGGGCTTTCGTTTACGCCCAACGACAGCTTTTTCGCCAGTCTTTCGAGCCAGGACGCCGCCGTCGAACTTTCGGGCCAGCTCAAAGGGTTTGCCTGCGTGGTGATGAAGATCGCCAACGACCTTCGCTGGATGAACTCCGGGCCGCTCGCGGGGCTTGGGGAAATTGAACTCGAGGCGCTGCAGCCGGGAAGTTCCATCATGCCGGGTAAGGTGAATCCGGTGATTCCCGAATCCGCGGCCCAGGCAGCTGCCCAGGTGATCGGTCTCGATAGCGCTATCACCGTGGCCGGGCAAAGCGGTAACTTTCAGCTCAACGTCATGCTGCCGCTGGTGGCCTCGAATCTTCTAAGCTCAATCACGCTAATGAGCAATACCGCAAGCCTTCTGGCCACCCGCGCGATCGCCACCTTCAAGGTACGCGAGGATCATCTGCAGGAGCCGCTGGCGCGAAATCCCATCCTCGTGACCGCGCTCAACAGCACCATCGGCTACAACGCCGCCGCCGCGGTCGCCAAGAAGGCGTACCAGGCACGGCGGCCGATCATCGATGTGGCAGAGGAGGAGACCGATCTGGATCGCGAGACCCTCGAGCGGCTGCTTGATCCGGCCGTGCTGACTAAAGGCGGCGTTCCGGAGTGAGCCAACGGGCAGGGCGGGTTACTTCTCCTGTTTCTCCGTCTTGCCCTCAACAATCGTCTCGTCGGCCTCTTCACGCTCCTCTTCGCTTGCATCCGGCGTTGGCTGCTCGTCCTGACGAGAAGGGCGATAGCAGAAGGTGGCGAGAATCGGGAAGTGGTCCGAGCCAAATCCTTCCAGTCGATGCATGTCGACCAAAGTGAAGTGCTCGGTGACGAAAATATGGTCCAGCGGCCAGCGCATGAACGGATAGTTGGCATGAAAGGTGCTGAACATGCCGCGCCCGCGGCGTGGGTCGAGCATGCCGCCTACGCGACAGAAGCGACGCGTGGTACGCGACCAGGCGACATCGTTGAGATCCCCCGCGACCAGGGAGGGTTTCGGATCTTCGTGGATGTGTTTACCTACCCATAAAAGTTCGGCATCGCGCCATAGTGACTTGTCACTTTCGCTGGGGGCAGGTGGGCGTGGGTGAACTGCGTAAAGGCGTATCCGCGCGCCGCTTGCCAGCGTAACGTAAGTGTGTACCGACGGAATATCGTCCTGGATCAGCCATTTGACTTCGGTGTCGGTCAATTCGAGGCGCGAATAGAGGTGCATGCCGTAAAGATTGTCCAGCGGTACTCGAACGCTGTAGGGCCACTTGTCGTTGAGCGCCGCGTCGAGCTGGTCGCCCCACCACTGATCCGACTCCAGTGTTAAAACGATGTCCGGCTGATTCGTTTCGATCAACTCGATCAGACCCTTGGCATTCCGGTTAGGCGTCAGCACGTTGGAGACCAACAGCTTGAGGGTTTGATCTTCAGGCGGGTTTTTTGCGTTTTGAACCTCAAGAGGCCAGAGTTTCGTCCAGGGCAGTATGTAGCCGACCTGCACGAACAGGGCGATCAGCGAGAAAATGCCGGCGACGGAGCGCCAATGGCCGGGGTCGAGCAGGAAATAAACGGCCAAGGCGTTTAAAAGGGCGGCGATGGCGATTTGAACACGGGGAAATTCGAAGCTGCGAACAAGCCACCATCGCAGACGAATGTGCGGGACCGCCGTGACCAGCAGCAAGAGCAGCGAAATGCCGCCCAACAAGAGCTCAGGCAAACCAGCCTCCTTAACATGGGATAAACAATACACGAGTAAGCTTAGCTGGCCCGCGAAAGACGTGTCGATGTAAAAGAGAACTTTCTTTTCAACACTCTATAAAAAAGCGTTCGATAAAAAAACGGTTGCAATTACGCCGTGAAAAGATAGAATACGCACCGCACTGAAGGACCATAGCTCAGTTGGTTAGAGCGCCACGTTGACATCGTGGAGGTCGGCGGTTCAAATCCGCCTGGTCCTACCATCTGCCGCTTTCAGGCAGTGAATCGGTGAATAGTGAAGGACCATAGCTCAGTTGGTTAGAGCGCCACGTTGACATCGTGGAGGTCGGCGGTTCAAATCCGCCTGGTCCTACCAGAATTCAAAAACGCCCCGGCCTTTTGGTCGGGGCGTTTTGCGTTGCGTGGAAAGTAAAACCGTCAGGCCGCGCTGCCGGGCAGGGGCAGGTCGGTGCGCGCGATGAACGTCGCGACCAGTGACTCGATGCCGGCTTGATCTTCCTGGCTGAAGCGAGCGGGCTCTGGGCTATCGATATCGAGTACGCCCCACACCTTGCCACCGACCACGATGGGGACGACCAGCTCCGCGTTCGAGGCGGCGTCGCAGGCGATGTGATCCGCCACGGCGTGCACGTCGTCGACCCGCTGGGTCGTTTGAGTACGCGCTGCTGCCCCGCACACGCCCTTGCTGAAGGGTATCGGGTTGCAGGCGGGCTTGCCTTGAAACGGGCCCAGACTCAAAAGTTCGGGCGTTCGCTGCAAATAAAAGCCGACCCAATTGAGTGAGTCGAGCGCTTCCATGATGAAGGCGCAGGTCTGAGCGGTATTGGTCAGCCAGTCGCGGGTGTCGAGCAGCGACTCGAGCTGGCGATTCAACAGTGCGTAGTCGGCGCAGGCCATGGGCGGGCCTCCTTGATCTCTTGAAATGAAACAGGTCGGCCATAAAGGCCGACCTGCTGAATGCCCGGTCTCATGAGGCCGGTTTGTCATTGCCGTGAGCGGTTATTCGGTCCAGCCAGGTACCGCGCCGCCCTGGAACAGCTCCTCGGCTTTTTCGATCACTTCATCGCGCTGGTAGGCGTCGACGAGCTGCTGGA
The window above is part of the Halomonas sp. GD1P12 genome. Proteins encoded here:
- a CDS encoding AI-2E family transporter; this encodes MRHSTWAVVFILLLVGLVYLLDSVLMPFVAGMILAYLVDPIANKLQQWGMKRPLAVASVFVALFLLLAAALLILIPLIVSQIKQLGEALPDIFTWVENRLAPQVLEWTGYDVRAELGNVRATLLENWRDAGGYLAQALASIGRSGAAFVTWITYVALIPVVTFYLLLDWDRLLANMADLVPRHYARDTARLAKRCDAVLAAFLRGQLLVMLSLGVIYALGLTLIGLNFGLLIGVVSGLVSIVPFLGFIVGLGVALVVAFFQFESWWGLVGVLAVFSVGQVMESVVLQPKLLGDKIGLHPVAVIFAVLAGGSLFGLTGVLLALPAAAVIMVLLREVIERYKNSELYGEAKLTGAKSLNRLDHDRDREIP
- the hda gene encoding DnaA regulatory inactivator Hda codes for the protein MSRVPAQLPLGVGLRDDATFDNYFASSANASLLTSLGRQLEPDAEPFVYLWGSPGSGRSHLLQAACHAASDRDKRALYLPLADLGHFPPLMLEDIERLDLVAIDDLECVVGRKRWEEALFHAFNRLRDAGKGLIIAASAPPRQLNVALSDLASRLSFGVTYHLHSLDDADRLQALKLRAGARGMELPDDVARYILHRGPRELGELCTAIETLDQASLSAKRKLTIPFVKSALGW
- the purM gene encoding phosphoribosylformylglycinamidine cyclo-ligase, with product MTQTTPPPASPSLSYKDAGVDIDAGNALVERIKHVAKRTTRPEVMGGLGGFGALCELPEGYRQPVLVTGTDGVGTKLRLAMDLGKHDTIGIDLVAMCVNDLVVAGAEPFLFLDYYATGKLDVDIAADVVTGIGTGCEQAGCALVGGETAEMPGMYEGNDYDLAGFCVGVVEKSEILDGSQVDEGDVLLGLASSGPHSNGYSLIRKILEVSESALDEPLDGQPLGDALMAPTRIYVKSLLSMLRESELAIHALSHITGGGLLENIPRVLPEHLAARVDVSTWKRPEVFNWLQAKGNVSEVEMHRVLNCGIGMVVVVPQAQADEAMSYLQDQGETVYRIGEIVKREEDAVILENLAAGEASQ
- a CDS encoding class II fumarate hydratase; amino-acid sequence: METRIERDSMGELEVPANALYGAQTQRAINNFPVSNTPMPTAFVHAVARIKLAAARSNLSLGHLDEPRARAIEKAAQAVIDGEHDDQFPIDVYQTGSGTSTNMNVNEVLATLASREGVEVTPNDHVNMGQSSNDVIPSAIHVAAAIAVKESLRPALLTLRDAIDQRAEELKNVVKTGRTHLMDAMPLRMDQELGAWSSQVGQAIERFDSAMTRLQRLAQGGTAVGTGINAPEGFAEKMAEELSRQTGLSFTPNDSFFASLSSQDAAVELSGQLKGFACVVMKIANDLRWMNSGPLAGLGEIELEALQPGSSIMPGKVNPVIPESAAQAAAQVIGLDSAITVAGQSGNFQLNVMLPLVASNLLSSITLMSNTASLLATRAIATFKVREDHLQEPLARNPILVTALNSTIGYNAAAAVAKKAYQARRPIIDVAEEETDLDRETLERLLDPAVLTKGGVPE
- a CDS encoding GAF domain-containing protein, with translation MACADYALLNRQLESLLDTRDWLTNTAQTCAFIMEALDSLNWVGFYLQRTPELLSLGPFQGKPACNPIPFSKGVCGAAARTQTTQRVDDVHAVADHIACDAASNAELVVPIVVGGKVWGVLDIDSPEPARFSQEDQAGIESLVATFIARTDLPLPGSAA
- a CDS encoding endonuclease/exonuclease/phosphatase family protein — its product is MPELLLGGISLLLLLVTAVPHIRLRWWLVRSFEFPRVQIAIAALLNALAVYFLLDPGHWRSVAGIFSLIALFVQVGYILPWTKLWPLEVQNAKNPPEDQTLKLLVSNVLTPNRNAKGLIELIETNQPDIVLTLESDQWWGDQLDAALNDKWPYSVRVPLDNLYGMHLYSRLELTDTEVKWLIQDDIPSVHTYVTLASGARIRLYAVHPRPPAPSESDKSLWRDAELLWVGKHIHEDPKPSLVAGDLNDVAWSRTTRRFCRVGGMLDPRRGRGMFSTFHANYPFMRWPLDHIFVTEHFTLVDMHRLEGFGSDHFPILATFCYRPSRQDEQPTPDASEEEREEADETIVEGKTEKQEK
- a CDS encoding phasin family protein; its protein translation is MATFQQSPTNEQFHSLFLGPLQAFVSLGVNTSEKLFNAQLNAQKAYVDLGLEQARQLMQVKDAAELRDYMEGQQRVAKTLAERLKGNADQMTSIQRDFFQKSQKLTEENMQKAQQLASSMRETA